The Methylomusa anaerophila genome has a segment encoding these proteins:
- a CDS encoding sulfate ABC transporter substrate-binding protein, translating into MYMLKRRLKTGTPKLILLIVVLSLIAVTLTGCGAKQETSAEKGKAAEPVKLLNVSYDPTRELYKEFNESFADYWKNKTGQTVTIQQSHGGSGAQARTVREGIEADVVTLALAYDIDELATAGLIPADWQKRLANNSTPYTSTIVFLVRKGNPKNIKDWDDLVKPGVSVITPNPKTSGGARWNHLAAWGYALKKNGNNEAQAKEFIAKLYQNVPVLDSGARGATTTFVERGIGDVLLAWENEALLAEKELGKDKFEIVVPSISILAEPPVTIVDKIVDKKGTREVAQAYLEYLYTDKGQELAAKHFYRPRSEAIAQKYASQFPKVSLITIADLGGWTEAQTKHFKDGGIFDQIYTPKAKQ; encoded by the coding sequence CGGAGCGAAACAGGAAACTTCCGCCGAGAAAGGTAAAGCGGCCGAACCGGTAAAATTACTTAACGTTTCTTATGATCCGACGCGTGAATTGTACAAGGAATTCAATGAATCTTTTGCTGATTATTGGAAAAACAAAACAGGTCAAACCGTTACCATACAACAATCCCACGGCGGGTCGGGCGCACAGGCGCGTACGGTGCGCGAGGGAATTGAGGCTGATGTTGTGACCTTAGCTTTAGCTTATGACATCGACGAACTGGCTACGGCGGGACTTATCCCGGCAGACTGGCAAAAACGTTTAGCCAACAACTCGACGCCATATACATCTACCATTGTATTTCTCGTCCGCAAGGGCAACCCCAAGAATATCAAGGACTGGGACGATTTAGTCAAGCCTGGCGTGTCGGTCATCACGCCCAACCCTAAAACATCCGGCGGCGCCCGGTGGAATCATCTCGCGGCCTGGGGTTATGCCTTGAAGAAAAATGGCAACAATGAAGCCCAGGCCAAAGAATTTATTGCCAAGCTGTATCAAAATGTACCGGTACTGGATTCCGGCGCCCGGGGCGCAACAACTACATTTGTGGAGCGGGGCATCGGTGATGTGCTCCTGGCTTGGGAAAATGAGGCCCTGCTGGCGGAAAAAGAGCTGGGTAAAGACAAATTTGAGATCGTTGTGCCTTCCATCAGTATTTTGGCCGAGCCTCCTGTTACGATAGTCGACAAAATTGTTGATAAAAAAGGAACCCGGGAAGTGGCCCAGGCCTATCTGGAATATCTCTATACCGATAAGGGGCAGGAACTGGCGGCCAAGCATTTCTACCGGCCGCGTTCAGAAGCAATTGCCCAGAAATATGCCAGTCAGTTTCCTAAAGTCAGTCTGATCACCATAGCAGATCTTGGGGGCTGGACCGAGGCCCAAACCAAACACTTTAAAGACGGCGGTATTTTTGACCAAATTTATACGCCGAAGGCCAAACAGTAG
- the cysT gene encoding sulfate ABC transporter permease subunit CysT: MAIKSLSFKKHSILPGFGLTMGFTMMYLGLLVLLPLSTIIIKTAGIGWSQLWDIVTAPRLVASYKLSFGASLIAALINAVFGLLVAWVLVRYTFPGKRIIDGLVDLPFALPTAVAGITLTTLYAPNGWIGKYLSLIGVKGAYSPLGVVIALTFIGLPFVVRMVQPVLQTLDREVEEAAASLGATRFQAFTKVILPELFPALLTGFALAFARALGEYGSVVFISGNMPMQTEITPLLIMTKLEQFDYAGASAIAAVMLIASFVLLFLINLLQWWQSHRHQEI, translated from the coding sequence ATGGCCATCAAGTCCTTATCCTTTAAGAAGCACAGTATCTTACCCGGTTTTGGCCTTACCATGGGGTTCACCATGATGTATCTGGGTCTGCTGGTCTTGCTTCCCCTGTCCACGATTATTATTAAAACAGCCGGGATAGGCTGGTCACAGTTATGGGATATTGTTACGGCGCCCAGATTGGTTGCCTCTTACAAATTGAGCTTTGGGGCATCGTTGATTGCGGCTCTTATTAATGCAGTTTTCGGGCTATTGGTAGCGTGGGTATTGGTTCGCTACACGTTTCCCGGCAAGCGGATTATAGATGGGCTGGTCGATCTGCCGTTTGCGTTGCCGACGGCTGTTGCCGGCATTACCCTCACAACCCTCTACGCTCCCAATGGATGGATTGGCAAGTATTTGTCGCTTATTGGGGTGAAGGGCGCATACTCGCCTTTGGGGGTAGTTATCGCCTTAACCTTTATCGGTTTGCCTTTTGTCGTACGAATGGTTCAACCGGTTCTGCAGACTTTAGACAGGGAGGTGGAGGAAGCGGCTGCCAGCCTGGGGGCAACCCGCTTCCAAGCCTTCACGAAAGTCATCCTGCCTGAATTATTTCCCGCTTTATTGACCGGTTTCGCCCTGGCGTTTGCGCGGGCGTTGGGGGAATATGGCTCGGTTGTTTTCATTTCCGGCAATATGCCGATGCAAACAGAAATAACTCCTCTTCTGATTATGACCAAACTGGAACAATTTGACTATGCCGGTGCCAGCGCCATTGCGGCCGTAATGTTGATCGCCTCTTTTGTACTGCTGTTTTTAATTAATCTTTTACAGTGGTGGCAGAGCCACCGGCATCAGGAAATTTGA
- the cysW gene encoding sulfate ABC transporter permease subunit CysW — translation MAGSVTLRRGMEPEQENSRMITERPAVRWILTGLALGYLGLMLIIPLIAVFAKAFERGIELYINAIVSADALSAIYLTLLTVAIAVPMNTVFGLAAAWAIAKFEFKGKNFLITLIDLPFAISPVIAGLIFVFLFGKPGIFGPLLAAHDIKIIFAVPGIVLATVFVTFPFVARELIPLMESQGTAEEEAALTLGANGWKTFWRVTLPNIKWGLIYGVILTSARAVGEFGAVSVVSGHIRGFTNTLPLHVEILYNEYQFTAAFAVASLMTLMAVVTLVVKNIVEWKVQQQGQAAELE, via the coding sequence ATGGCTGGAAGTGTTACCCTGCGGCGGGGGATGGAGCCGGAACAAGAGAATTCTAGAATGATAACAGAACGGCCGGCTGTTCGCTGGATATTGACCGGCTTGGCTCTTGGCTATCTTGGATTGATGCTGATCATACCCCTTATTGCCGTCTTTGCGAAAGCTTTTGAACGAGGTATTGAACTGTATATCAACGCCATCGTTTCCGCTGATGCCTTGTCCGCAATTTACCTGACTTTGTTAACAGTCGCAATTGCAGTGCCGATGAATACGGTTTTCGGTTTAGCCGCAGCCTGGGCTATCGCTAAATTCGAATTTAAAGGAAAAAATTTCCTTATAACACTGATTGATCTGCCTTTTGCTATCTCACCTGTCATCGCGGGTTTGATATTCGTGTTTCTTTTCGGTAAACCGGGAATCTTTGGCCCTCTACTGGCAGCCCATGATATAAAAATTATCTTTGCCGTTCCCGGCATAGTCCTGGCTACCGTTTTTGTCACGTTTCCCTTTGTTGCCCGTGAACTGATCCCGCTGATGGAGTCCCAGGGGACAGCTGAGGAAGAAGCGGCTTTGACTCTTGGCGCCAATGGGTGGAAAACTTTTTGGCGGGTTACTTTGCCGAATATCAAGTGGGGATTAATCTACGGGGTGATTTTGACCAGCGCCAGGGCTGTTGGAGAATTCGGCGCGGTATCGGTTGTTTCCGGCCATATCCGCGGGTTTACCAATACTCTGCCGCTGCATGTGGAGATTTTGTACAACGAGTACCAGTTTACAGCAGCTTTCGCCGTTGCGTCCTTGATGACGCTCATGGCGGTTGTCACCCTGGTGGTAAAGAATATCGTCGAGTGGAAAGTACAGCAGCAGGGTCAAGCGGCTGAACTCGAATGA
- a CDS encoding sulfate/molybdate ABC transporter ATP-binding protein, with translation MSIQIVNVSKQFGAFTALKDINLTVPTGELVALLGPSGSGKTTLLRIIAGLETADQGTILFNGEDTSNTNVQQRRVGFVFQHYALFRHMTVSENIAFGLNVRPRSLRPSKKEIQERVYELLSLVKLEGLANRYPAQLSGGQRQRVALARALAVQPQMLLLDEPFGALDAKVRKELRRWLRQLHDELHITSVFVTHDQEEALDVADRIVILNKGQIEQLGTPEEVYEHPKNPFVYDFLGNVNLFQGRIHKGRVTIGCIELDAPEYAHTLDTQAVSFVRPYNIEIEREPQGQEFIPARILFIRAVGPVVHLELKREDTGELVEVELGKERFGQLNLKAGENVFVKPKDLKIFIPEDYVI, from the coding sequence ATGAGTATTCAGATCGTCAATGTCAGTAAACAGTTTGGCGCCTTTACGGCGTTAAAAGATATTAATCTGACGGTCCCCACCGGCGAACTTGTGGCTCTCCTGGGTCCTTCCGGTTCGGGGAAAACCACTTTGTTACGCATCATCGCCGGTTTGGAAACGGCGGATCAGGGGACCATCCTCTTTAACGGCGAGGATACCAGCAATACCAATGTTCAACAAAGACGGGTAGGATTTGTATTTCAGCACTATGCGCTGTTCCGGCACATGACTGTCTCGGAAAATATCGCTTTCGGGCTAAACGTCCGGCCGCGCAGTCTTCGGCCTTCGAAAAAGGAAATTCAGGAAAGAGTCTATGAACTTTTAAGCCTGGTAAAGCTGGAGGGGTTAGCCAACCGCTATCCTGCCCAACTCTCGGGAGGGCAACGGCAAAGGGTGGCGTTAGCCCGGGCCCTTGCCGTTCAGCCGCAGATGCTGTTGCTGGACGAACCTTTTGGGGCATTGGATGCCAAAGTCCGTAAGGAACTGAGGCGATGGCTGCGGCAGCTCCATGATGAATTGCACATCACCAGCGTTTTCGTTACCCATGACCAGGAAGAAGCCCTGGACGTAGCGGATCGCATTGTAATACTGAACAAAGGTCAGATCGAACAGCTCGGCACGCCGGAGGAAGTTTATGAACATCCTAAGAATCCGTTCGTATACGATTTCCTGGGAAATGTGAACCTTTTTCAAGGCCGCATTCATAAAGGCAGAGTTACTATCGGCTGCATTGAACTGGATGCGCCTGAATATGCCCACACTTTGGACACTCAGGCAGTAAGCTTTGTTCGCCCTTATAATATCGAAATAGAACGGGAACCCCAAGGGCAGGAATTTATCCCGGCGCGCATTCTTTTTATCCGCGCAGTCGGCCCGGTTGTTCACCTGGAATTAAAAAGGGAGGATACCGGCGAACTGGTTGAGGTGGAATTGGGCAAAGAACGGTTTGGACAGCTCAATCTGAAAGCCGGTGAAAATGTATTTGTTAAACCCAAGGACTTAAAAATCTTTATTCCCGAAGATTATGTGATCTAA
- a CDS encoding adenylyl-sulfate reductase subunit alpha has product MRLEDKQLETDILIIGGGTAGCFAALTATENSDAKVIIAEKANIKRSGCLAAGVNALNAYIVKGQTPETYLEYVKNDSEGLIREDLVYTMAQRLNKVTEKIESLGLVIQKDAQGEYVSRGTRNIKINGENIKPILAETVLKSPNITVLNRVNMIDYIIQDGKVAGAYGFSLDTNTFYVIAAKAVICATGGAAGLYRPNNPGFSRHKMWYCPFNTGAGYAMGIRAGAEMTTFEMRFIALRCKDTIAPTGTIAQGVGAQQINSRGEEYEKNYGLPKTPNRVFSTVEENRNGRGPCYLKTTGITEEQQQELYKAYLNMAPAQTLKWFEAGKGPAGQNVEIEGTEPYIVGGHTASGYWVDTGRATTLAGLYAAGDVAGGSPQKYVTGCFAEGEIAAYSALEYVKGKSNIWPENDQIAAKLAAVNGFLQGRPGRYDEEDIEEAMQKTMDDYAGGISSGYVYNSKKLQVAKARVDELLPMCQDLKADSLHQLMHIYEVIDRLYVCRVLIHHLEARRETRWHSFQENADYPQRDDANWLWYVNSRLIEGQVKIVRRELVKKDEVYEHSNQ; this is encoded by the coding sequence ATGAGATTGGAAGATAAACAACTGGAAACAGATATTCTCATAATTGGCGGCGGGACGGCCGGATGCTTTGCGGCGCTCACAGCCACAGAAAACTCTGATGCCAAGGTGATTATCGCCGAGAAGGCCAACATCAAGCGCAGCGGCTGTCTTGCGGCCGGGGTTAATGCCCTTAACGCGTATATTGTGAAAGGTCAGACCCCGGAAACATACCTCGAATATGTTAAAAACGATTCCGAAGGCTTAATACGGGAGGACCTGGTCTATACCATGGCCCAGCGGTTGAACAAGGTGACTGAGAAGATTGAGAGCCTGGGTTTGGTCATCCAGAAGGACGCCCAGGGAGAGTATGTGTCCAGGGGCACAAGAAACATCAAGATTAACGGCGAGAACATCAAACCCATCCTGGCCGAAACTGTATTAAAGAGTCCGAATATTACCGTGTTGAACCGGGTCAATATGATTGACTATATAATACAAGACGGAAAAGTTGCCGGCGCCTACGGGTTTTCTTTAGACACCAATACTTTTTACGTTATAGCCGCCAAGGCGGTAATCTGCGCTACCGGCGGGGCGGCAGGTCTTTATAGACCCAATAATCCCGGGTTCTCCCGCCATAAAATGTGGTATTGTCCGTTCAATACCGGGGCCGGATATGCAATGGGAATCAGAGCGGGAGCGGAAATGACCACATTTGAAATGCGGTTTATCGCCTTGCGGTGCAAAGATACCATAGCCCCCACCGGGACTATTGCCCAAGGGGTGGGGGCGCAGCAGATCAACAGCCGCGGTGAGGAATACGAGAAGAATTACGGCCTTCCCAAAACTCCCAACCGGGTATTCTCCACAGTTGAGGAAAACAGAAATGGCCGGGGGCCCTGTTATTTAAAAACAACGGGCATCACCGAAGAACAGCAGCAAGAGCTTTACAAAGCTTATCTGAATATGGCGCCAGCTCAGACGCTTAAATGGTTTGAAGCGGGAAAAGGTCCCGCCGGGCAAAACGTAGAGATTGAAGGAACCGAACCTTATATTGTCGGGGGCCATACCGCCAGCGGCTACTGGGTGGATACCGGCAGGGCCACTACCCTGGCAGGCCTTTATGCAGCCGGGGATGTGGCCGGCGGCAGTCCGCAGAAATATGTTACCGGCTGCTTCGCGGAAGGAGAAATCGCGGCATATTCTGCGTTGGAGTATGTAAAAGGAAAAAGCAATATATGGCCGGAAAACGATCAAATTGCCGCGAAGCTGGCAGCCGTTAACGGATTCTTGCAAGGTAGGCCCGGACGGTACGATGAGGAAGATATTGAAGAGGCTATGCAAAAAACAATGGATGATTACGCCGGCGGAATTTCCTCCGGTTACGTCTACAATTCGAAAAAGCTTCAGGTCGCCAAGGCTCGGGTGGATGAGCTGCTCCCTATGTGTCAGGATCTTAAAGCCGACAGTCTTCATCAACTGATGCACATTTATGAAGTGATAGACCGGCTCTACGTTTGCCGGGTGCTTATTCATCATCTGGAAGCGCGGCGGGAAACCAGGTGGCATTCTTTTCAGGAAAATGCCGATTATCCGCAGCGGGATGATGCCAACTGGTTATGGTATGTAAATTCGCGGCTTATCGAGGGACAAGTAAAGATTGTCAGGCGAGAATTAGTTAAAAAGGATGAGGTCTATGAGCATAGTAATCAATAA
- a CDS encoding 4Fe-4S dicluster domain-containing protein has translation MSIVINKEKCCGCGKCREACPGSLLYPADDGKTCIRYPKDCWGCTSCVKECEYGAIQYYLGAEIGGKGGFLYTRQEGQGNFLQWIIVGPGGEERIITIDKNKANSY, from the coding sequence ATGAGCATAGTAATCAATAAAGAAAAATGTTGCGGCTGCGGCAAATGCCGTGAAGCCTGTCCCGGAAGCTTGCTATACCCGGCTGACGACGGTAAGACCTGTATTCGCTACCCCAAGGACTGCTGGGGCTGCACTTCCTGTGTTAAAGAGTGCGAATACGGCGCTATTCAGTATTATCTCGGAGCAGAAATTGGCGGTAAAGGCGGTTTTCTTTATACCAGGCAGGAAGGACAGGGAAACTTTCTGCAATGGATTATTGTCGGCCCCGGCGGAGAGGAAAGGATAATCACAATTGATAAAAATAAGGCTAACTCGTACTAG
- the cysD gene encoding sulfate adenylyltransferase subunit CysD, which yields MDHLDRLEAQSIYILREAYKKFGKLGMLWSIGKDSTVLLWLAKKAFFGHCPFPFIHVDTTYKIPEMIRFRDRMAREYKLELIVHTNEEALQAGMGPEKGRLACCKALKTDGLQQVVSKYEFEGLILGIRRDEEGSRSKERVFSERNKDSEWDYTNQPPELWDQFKTEFPKGNHIRVHPILHWNEIDVWSYIGRENIPLVDLYFAKSGKRYRSLGCAPCTGQIDSNATTIDQIIEELKNTKVSERAGRAQDQEDSYAMQKLRKDGYM from the coding sequence ATGGATCATTTGGACAGATTGGAAGCGCAGAGCATTTATATACTGCGGGAGGCTTATAAAAAATTTGGCAAGTTAGGCATGTTGTGGTCAATTGGTAAAGACTCGACCGTTTTACTGTGGCTGGCGAAAAAGGCGTTTTTCGGGCATTGCCCTTTTCCCTTCATTCACGTGGATACCACCTATAAGATTCCCGAGATGATCCGGTTCCGGGACCGGATGGCCAGGGAATACAAGCTTGAGCTTATCGTTCATACGAACGAGGAGGCGTTACAAGCAGGGATGGGTCCGGAAAAAGGGCGCTTAGCCTGCTGTAAGGCGCTTAAGACCGATGGTCTCCAGCAGGTGGTAAGCAAATATGAATTTGAGGGACTTATTTTAGGTATCAGGCGGGATGAGGAAGGCTCCCGCTCGAAAGAAAGAGTTTTCAGTGAGCGTAACAAAGACTCCGAATGGGATTATACCAACCAGCCGCCGGAACTTTGGGACCAGTTCAAAACGGAATTCCCCAAAGGCAACCATATCCGGGTGCATCCCATCCTGCATTGGAACGAAATCGATGTCTGGTCCTACATTGGCAGGGAAAATATTCCCTTAGTTGATCTTTATTTCGCCAAAAGCGGCAAACGGTATAGAAGTCTTGGCTGCGCCCCCTGTACAGGACAAATAGATTCTAATGCAACTACCATTGACCAAATTATTGAAGAACTAAAAAATACCAAAGTGAGCGAGCGGGCCGGGAGGGCTCAGGACCAGGAAGACTCCTACGCCATGCAAAAATTGCGTAAAGACGGTTATATGTAA